One window of the Rosa rugosa chromosome 3, drRosRugo1.1, whole genome shotgun sequence genome contains the following:
- the LOC133740934 gene encoding uncharacterized protein LOC133740934, with protein sequence MEKEWLQFDRFKDEYRVGARMFVDKARADYGNSEDEIICPCIKCRNSEHHHFEIVYEHLVTRGMDPTYKIWICHGETGSESNHEDLEIPETYKLFKDLCFQHDENDEDVDDTIETREAEILNLVREAETPLFFGCTNYTKMLASVALLKMKARHCLTDIAFDDILRTSRSFLPEDNTLPESLYSMKKLVKAFDLGYEKIHACVNDCCLFRKDLQHLENCPKCGASRWKLNEKQF encoded by the coding sequence ATGGAGAAAGAATGGCTGCAATTTGATAGATTTAAGGATGAATACAGAGTGGGAGCTCGTATGTTTGTGGATAAAGCAAGGGCAGATTATGGGAATTCTGAAGATGAGATTATATGCCCATGTATCAAATGTAGAAACTCTGAACACCACCACTTTGAGATAGTCTATGAGCACTTGGTAACAAGAGGAATGGATCCTACTTACAAAATTTGGATTTGTCATGGTGAAACAGGAAGTGAATCCAATCATGAAGATCTTGAGATTCCTGAGACATATAAGTTGTTTAAGGATTTATGTTTTCAACATGATGAAAATGATGAAGATGTAGATGACACTATTGAGACTAGAGAGGcagaaattttaaatttagtaAGAGAAGCTGAAACTCCCTTGTTCTTTGGCTGTACAAACTATACGAAGATGTTAGCATCAGTTGCTTTATTGAAGATGAAAGCAAGACATTGTTTGACTGATATTGCTTTCGATGACATTCTTCGCACTAGCCGTAGTTTCTTACCGGAAGATAACACACTTCCAGAGTCCTTATATTCAATGAAGAAGCTAGTGAAGGCATTTGATCTTGGATATGAGAAGATACACGCATGTGTCAATGATTGCTGTTTATTTAGAAAAGATTTGCAGCATCTGGAAAATTGTCCAAAGTGTGGTGCTTCAAGATGGAAACTTAATGAAAAGCAGTTCTAA